A single Paenibacillus kribbensis DNA region contains:
- a CDS encoding MerR family transcriptional regulator yields the protein MKLYRIGELAKAAGVSERTIDYYTKLGLITPEERSLKNYRLYNDETLKRLERINQMKQEKYSLEEIKQTLIKWSSVAGEDHVTDKLTSLEMHMQRLEREVNELQPLLGQLKPVQARKLLTGLLPQSAACIEALKYLLEHSSLM from the coding sequence TCGAATTGGTGAACTAGCCAAGGCGGCTGGTGTCAGCGAACGAACCATTGATTATTACACAAAGCTCGGTTTGATCACACCTGAAGAACGATCATTGAAAAATTATCGGCTTTATAATGATGAAACCTTAAAAAGGCTTGAACGTATTAACCAAATGAAACAAGAGAAGTATAGCCTCGAGGAAATCAAACAGACGCTTATTAAATGGAGCTCGGTTGCAGGGGAAGATCACGTCACAGACAAGCTGACGAGTCTGGAGATGCACATGCAGCGTCTGGAGCGTGAAGTCAATGAGCTACAGCCTCTTCTGGGGCAGCTCAAGCCCGTTCAAGCTCGCAAGTTACTTACGGGTCTACTCCCGCAAAGCGCTGCTTGTATCGAAGCTCTGAAGTATTTGCTGGAGCATAGCTCTTTGATGTAG